The following DNA comes from Sphingopyxis sp. BSN-002.
GCATCGAGGTCACCGCACCGCCGCTGTTGCGATCGACCTGCGCGACGCGGCCAAGCGGGTCGACGACATAGTCGACGACCGGACCGCCGCTTCTTTCGGCGCGGGTCAGCCGGTCGAAGAGGTCGAAGCTGAGATTTGTCCCGTCACCGAGGCCGGTTGTGTGGCCGCGCGCATCATAGTCGAAGCTGCGCGGGCCCCCGGGGCCGGTAGTGCCGGTCAGCCGCTCCGGCCGCATGCCATCGGCATAGGCCATCTGCGTTCCCGTTTCGCCGCAGGTCCGGATGTTGCCGATTGCATCATAGCCGTAATCGACCTGCCGGACGGGAGGGCCCCCTTCGCTGGTCGATATCGCCATCGAGGTGAGCCGCCGCGCGCCGTCGAAGCCGAAGCGGCTGACGCGCAGATCGCCGGGCATCCGGTCGCGTATCGCGATGCAACCGCCGATCGCGTCGCGATCATAGGCGATGCTGCGAAGGGCAGCCCCGTCAAGCGTGACGTCGAGGCCCCTGACGCGCCGGTCTTCGCGGGTCGTGACGACGGTCACGCCGTTCGCGAGCCGGTAGCTTTCGACGGCGTCATCGGCGTCATAGAGGATGTCATCGACGACGCCGTCGATTGCCGTGACCCGTCCGCCACTGTCGAGCGTTTGCTCGACACGTGCGCCGTCGGGATGGACGATCGCGGTGATGTCGCCGCCAAGCCCGTATTCCCATTGTACTTCGAGCGCTTCGCCGTTCACCGTCACCCGCTCGGCGCGCGTCCGGCCCAATCGCGTATAGCGATAGTCGATCCTCGAGGCCGGCTCGACGATCGCGGTAAGGCGCCCGGTCGTGAAATCGGCGTCGGGCGTCGCTGCATCGGCATATTCATAGCGGCGCAGCGTTGCGCCGCCGCCGGTGATCGCGATGGGCCGCCCGATCGGATCATAGGCATAATCGAGCATTTGCCCGTCGGCGAGCTTCAGCGCGACAATCCGTTCCGCGGCGTCGCGATGATAGTCGCGCGTGCCGGCCTCGCGCGATGCAATGCGAATCGCTTCGCCGGCGGCGCCATAGGTGTAGGCGATCCGCGTCTTGCCATCGCCGTCGAGTACCGCCTTGATCCGCCCGTCGAGCGTCAGGTCGTAACTTGTGACAGCGGCAACCGCGGGCTCGATCCATTCGGCGATGCGCCGGATGCGTCCCTGCGCGTCGAAGTTTTCGGTCCGCGTCCTGGCCGGTGCGCTGGCGGTACCCTCGAAGCGGGTCACCGTTGCCGTGTCGCGCGCCGCCCGGAACAGGCTATCGCCCGGGCCTGCGCGTTCGATCATATGTCCGTTCGCATCATAGCGCGTCCGCTCTTCGGCGGCATCGATCGATTGCGGCGCGAAGCCGAAGCTCGTCACGAAGCGGTCGGCGAATGTCGCCGATACCAGCCCGCGGACGTTCTGGCGCACCTCGTGCCGGCTGACGAGGCGCGGCGATCCGTCGGCCGCTGCGGGTCCGTCGCCGATCTCCTGCGCGCGCTCACCGAAACCGTTGAAATAGACGCGGCCGTGGCGGACGTCTGCAGCATTCGCCGGATCGCGGGCGCTTTCCGGCGTCAGTCCCGCTTTTCGCGGCAACCATGATAATGTTGCCACGGGCAGCACGTCGATCGCGGCGTCCCACAGCGCCACAAGCTGCTCGTCGCCTGCGTCGCCGAGTTCATATTGCGCCGCCGGCCGGCCGAGCGGATCGCAGACATAGCGTGTCCTGCGCCCGTCGCTCGCGGCGATTTCCGCGGGCTCTCCCGATACAGGGTCGAAACTGTACGTCACGCGGTGCCCGACGGCGTTGACCTGTTCGACCGGATAGAGTCCGTCGTCGTCGAACGCGATACGCGTGGACTGTCCCAGCGCGTCCCGCTGTTCGACGATATTGCCGCGTGCATCGCGCCGGACGCGAAAGGTGGTCGCATACCAGCCCGGTTCGCCGCCCGCAGCCTCGCGTTCGAAGCCGTCGGCTGCCATGTCGCGCCCGCCCAGATAGCCCGCGGGAGTCGCCGCGTCGCGAAGATGCAGCTCGCGAACCCGCGTCGGCAGGCCTTTTTCGGCCTCACCGAGTGGCAGGCCGACAAACGCCGCGCCGTCATAGTGGGTTTCGCGCAGGCGTTCGGTGCCGCCAGCGCCGCTGACCTGCTCGCGAACGGGCAATTTGACGAGCCAGGCGGGCGAAGGCGCGATGAAGCTCGAACGTTCTTCGCTGACGATTTCGGAATCGGGCTGGCCCTCGAAGAAAAAGCGGCGGCGCTTGCAGCCGGCGTTGCCCGCGCTGTCATGCTCGGAATATTCGGTTCGCTCGATCCGGTCGGCGTCGGTTTCGCCGATCTCGCGCTGCTCGACGCTCAGGAGCCGCGGGACGAAGACGAAGCCGTCCGCGCCGTCGTGGACTTGCACCGCTTCCCACTGCTGCTCCGATCGCATGCAGAGCCGCTCGCCATCCTCCGTGACTTCGTGGATCTCGAGCGCGGCGAGCGATCCGCTCAGCGCGCGCTGGCGCTGGCGTTCACGCGGCTCGGGCATTTCGGGCTCGCCCTGGAAATAGCGATATTGCTGGCGGAGCGTTGGAGCGGAATCGTCGCCGATCAGCCGCTGTTCGACGTCGGCGAAGCCGCGGAACTCGCGCTCGATGCCGTCATAGACGCCGTCGCGATACACAAGCTCGGTGCGCCGCCGGTTGTCGAGGATCGTATCATGCTCGTCGATAGCGGTGACGACCGGTACCGGAAAGGGCAGGCTTCCCGTCCAAAGGCGCCCGGCCGCGCGATCGGCGATCCGCATTGCCGTGGTGCTGGCATAGGCGATCGTCGTCACGCCGCCCATGCCGTTGTCGATCGACGTCAGCAGATAGGGTTTGGTGCCATTGTCGAAACGGAGAGCCGCCGCGCCCGCACCCTCGGGGGTGGTTGAGGGCTCGGCCCACACGAGGCTCGCCATGCCGTCGCCGAACAAGTCGAGCGCGATCGGCGGCGTGCCGTGCCGCGCGATCGCGACCGGAAGCTCGATCGCGCTGCCGAAACCGGTGCCGCTGCAATTGAGCCAGACGGTGGTGCCGTCGTCGCCGCAATAGACGAGGTCGGCGCAGCCATCCCCGTCGACGTCCAGCAGCAACAGCCGGTCTTCGCGATATCCGGCGGGGAAGGCGGGCGGTGCGTCGAGCAGGACGCGCGCGCCGAAACGCCCGTTGCCGAGATTGGGCCAATAGCTCGCGTCGCCGCTGCGGATCAGCACCATGTCCTGCAACCCGTCGCCGGTCATGTCGGCGAGCCGTACGCCGCGGTCGCCGAAACTGACATCGGGAAAGAGCTCGAGATCATGCTCGCGGTCGATGACGCTGGTATCGGTCCAGCCGACGCCCGGCTGATGATGATGCACGACGATATGGTCGCGCATTGTGGCGATAAGGTCGGTCACGCCGTCGCCGTCGATATCGGTAAGGCGCGTCTGCGGGCTGGCGAGCGCGATGCCGGGAGCGCCGTCGAAGATCAGCGGTCGGTCGCCGAAGCCGCCCTTGCCGTCATTCTCTACCGCGAGCTGGAGCGGCTGGTCGGCGACGAACAGGTCGGCGCGGCCGTTGCCGTTGAGATCGGCGAA
Coding sequences within:
- a CDS encoding toxin TcdB middle/N-terminal domain-containing protein, which gives rise to MRADSGAAAGITGLPGGGVSPLGDRFQPDLVRGSGSFSVPLPMPLGAGQMRPDLKLDYGTGSGNGPFGLGWRLELPRIERRTDRGLPTYTDADNFVLGGAEVLVDVGDGRFRPRVDTLNWLIERDGDGWRIKTGTGSTLFLGTSEEAREADGGRVFAWLIEREVDAAGNEMHFDYERRGNRLLIKAVRWSVFSLVIDYEDRPDLIRNGRAGFLRTLDRRAKSIALHSERAAPTLLRTYSLTYERATNGSSLLARVALEAERGGKNAALPPLTFAYSGQDLAAWEWRRLTGTMTPPGIADQDTQFVDMTGDGLPDILHDSGSALRLWRNVGDGHFEGPTLIDAVPAALRLAQQDVAFADLNGNGRADLFVADQPLQLAVENDGKGGFGDRPLIFDGAPGIALASPQTRLTDIDGDGVTDLIATMRDHIVVHHHQPGVGWTDTSVIDREHDLELFPDVSFGDRGVRLADMTGDGLQDMVLIRSGDASYWPNLGNGRFGARVLLDAPPAFPAGYREDRLLLLDVDGDGCADLVYCGDDGTTVWLNCSGTGFGSAIELPVAIARHGTPPIALDLFGDGMASLVWAEPSTTPEGAGAAALRFDNGTKPYLLTSIDNGMGGVTTIAYASTTAMRIADRAAGRLWTGSLPFPVPVVTAIDEHDTILDNRRRTELVYRDGVYDGIEREFRGFADVEQRLIGDDSAPTLRQQYRYFQGEPEMPEPRERQRQRALSGSLAALEIHEVTEDGERLCMRSEQQWEAVQVHDGADGFVFVPRLLSVEQREIGETDADRIERTEYSEHDSAGNAGCKRRRFFFEGQPDSEIVSEERSSFIAPSPAWLVKLPVREQVSGAGGTERLRETHYDGAAFVGLPLGEAEKGLPTRVRELHLRDAATPAGYLGGRDMAADGFEREAAGGEPGWYATTFRVRRDARGNIVEQRDALGQSTRIAFDDDGLYPVEQVNAVGHRVTYSFDPVSGEPAEIAASDGRRTRYVCDPLGRPAAQYELGDAGDEQLVALWDAAIDVLPVATLSWLPRKAGLTPESARDPANAADVRHGRVYFNGFGERAQEIGDGPAAADGSPRLVSRHEVRQNVRGLVSATFADRFVTSFGFAPQSIDAAEERTRYDANGHMIERAGPGDSLFRAARDTATVTRFEGTASAPARTRTENFDAQGRIRRIAEWIEPAVAAVTSYDLTLDGRIKAVLDGDGKTRIAYTYGAAGEAIRIASREAGTRDYHRDAAERIVALKLADGQMLDYAYDPIGRPIAITGGGATLRRYEYADAATPDADFTTGRLTAIVEPASRIDYRYTRLGRTRAERVTVNGEALEVQWEYGLGGDITAIVHPDGARVEQTLDSGGRVTAIDGVVDDILYDADDAVESYRLANGVTVVTTREDRRVRGLDVTLDGAALRSIAYDRDAIGGCIAIRDRMPGDLRVSRFGFDGARRLTSMAISTSEGGPPVRQVDYGYDAIGNIRTCGETGTQMAYADGMRPERLTGTTGPGGPRSFDYDARGHTTGLGDGTNLSFDLFDRLTRAERSGGPVVDYVVDPLGRVAQVDRNSGGAVTSMRAIGSLFEQHDGFALRHVYLSDRAIATIRSAPGEADRTAYQVSDHQGSVLLQIDDAGTPIAQQRYTPFGLAVDDGSALDRYLGIEREASLGIQRIGARIYSASLGRFLSPDWYILENPSLTASVPQGFHVYSYAVNNPVDFKDPTGRFFFIVAAVVAAVGFTVGFVSGIARGKSFGESLLIGLETALTTTIGAALGAATGFLVGGPAGAIFGGIMGGINGLYTGARGIYDWGGGTGFIAFLADSTWGLLGTSLGNLSNIYNSIAAPGSYQAKWSERQNRQVYDRGFSIDGKAAFTAGNVISNMRGRYPDQGSDLLYHETLHITQSRIFGPIYQITYVAWLVVGAIIGLIASPFVDQSVGQSIRDMAYSNNPWERWGYHVGGSDGRAGELKW